tggagattatacaagcaaTGTGagagtgtctctctgttctaGAAGTTGTATCTGTTATTTCGCCTGCGTTTTAGTAGCTCTGGTACTCCGCTCCATTCTGTTATTTAacatgtgtgtgttctgttgttttatatCTGTCTTGTCCATCTGCTTTTTTTGTTGTAGAGATGAGATTGGTCTCATACCGTGCCCAGAGGCTCGCTACAACAGAAGCCCCATCGTCTTGGTGGAGAATAAGCTGGGAGTAGAAAGTTGGTGCGTAAAGTTCCTCTTGCCCTATGTGCACAACAAGCTGCTGCTCTACCGACAACGCAAGCAGTGGCTGGACCGGGAGGGTGAGATTATTTCTTAGTCAATAATGTAATTCCACTGGTTCATACTAAGTTGTATCAAAGATGTGACAAGCACACGAGAGGAGCGTTGAAGTTGGGCCGTGAAGATGGCATACTGGTAGCAATCATTTGTTtcagggaggagagggaggttGAGTCCAGGAGACATTTATGCCTTTAATGTTGTATTTGTCATGTGCAGGTGTTGGCAGTGAATGCTAATGATAATAGATGATCCGAGCTTTGCTGGTAAACATAATTCTTTCTTTTCCATGCAGTGCTGGTGGACATCACTTGCACACTACTGCTGCTAAACCCAGACTTTACCACAGCTTGGAATGTCAGGTACCAGATCTTTTGAACCATTATGTGCGTCACAGAAAAAGgttaaatgttaatatttggcCAATTTAAATATTGGAGTCACCTTTCAGATCCTAACTGGCAGTTCATACAGATTTAACAATGGACATTTTCAGGGTTCGTATGGTTTGAATCAGTTTTGACGTTGTGTCAAAAATGTATTGATTCTACAGAGCTCTAATTATTTACTACTCAGAATGATTTTGGCTCAGTTTTATTTCAGTTCAAACATCAACTGAACAGTGCAAAAATAGACGATGCACACAGATGCCTAGTTTTGATTATTGTGGTTTCTGTGAAAGACACAGTGGCATCAGTGATCATTTTAAATTTCAGTATGTTGTTTATATgttatttttcctgttttttcatcACTGTGTTGAAATCATTGCACCCTTAATAATTTCATTCCCTCCTTTTCCTGTTCTGCCTGTCTATTTTTAGAATGTATTTTCAAccactagtttttttttttgctagcaGAGTAACGATGCTTTTTATAGACAGTTATTTCAAATACGTGAAGAACTGCATTAAAGAACTGACACTGGGGCCTTGTTCCTTTTATGTATTTCAGAGCTTGCGGTCttaaaaaattaatttgttttttgaggAATTTTCAAGGGCAATGTGCTAGGTGACAGTTTCATAATCAGAGAGCTGTGACCCTGATTTGGTCTTAAACGTAATGGTTTGTTGCCCAGCGTGTAATGTTAGGGATGCTCTATAAGTATAGGATCACAGCATATTGTCCTTTAGGGGGCACTCTTGTCAACACACAATGCTGCTAAGTCAGGTCTGCGCtattatttgaatattattaGATCAGACTGCCTCtaattggtcttttttttttttctttgaatttgTAGGAAGGAGCTGCTTCAGTGTGGTGTGCTGAATCCAGAGAAAGACCTCTACTTGGGTAAATTAGCACTGACCAAGTATCCTAAAAGCCCAGAGACATGGATACACAGGTCAGTGTTTCatctatgaaaacagttttgTACTATATGCAAAGCTGATAAGTACATAAGAATGTATGTGATGTATTCACCCATTCAAAGATAATGGTTGTGGAGTTTGTATGCCCTGACTCAATTAAGGCAGCTACCACAGATGTTCTCTAAAGATGGCTTTCACTCTATATAAACTAAAATGAGGCCAGTTGAGTGAGtctttgaaatattaaatatgtgaTTTAGCTTTTGCACTCCTGCTTCTTGGCATGGACCAAGCAGACCTGCTATTTTAAGAAGTCCATTAGAATGCATTTTTCAGCACATCATTTCAAATCAGGTCCTGACAGCTGTGACTTTTGGATCATGTAGTCATCAGGTCCCCGAGGAGTTTTGAGGAAATAGGGGTCACACTGTTCTGCTGCCTTGAATCTCGTAGAACTCTTGAGGGGGAAGGTGTATTCTCTTACATTGGCATTCTATTCCCCACTTAGTTGGAAGACTTCTAGCTCAGATGTGCTGCTACATATATTTCTAATTTCACGTGTTTGGTGTACGTTTTAGTGTacttttagtgtatttttatcCAGGACTACCTGGAGTTTCTTTTTTCATGCATAATACaagttaatattttataatgataattaaatttTATTAACAATAACCTCTATGGTGTAGGTTTATACAGTAGACACCAGAAAGTGTGTGCATGATGTGTAATATAAAACACCTATTAATGTATAATATTCTTAATTATATGCACCCAGAAACCTCTTAGTTAAGTACACCTCCCTGTATCCTCACTCAttctccattttatcagctccactttccaTATAAATGCACTTTAGTTCTGTAATTACAGTTTTtgaccttgttcttcagtggtcaagtctccacaggaccactacagagcaggtattatttgggtggtggatcatcctcagtgctgcactgatgtggtggtgatgttttagtgtgtgttgtgctaatacgagtagatcagacaaagcagtgctgctggagtttttaaacacctaagtttcactgctggactgagaatagtccaccaaccacaaacatccagccaacagtgtcctgtgggcagcgcctTGTAGCCACtaatgaaggtctagaggatgaccaacacaaactgtgcagcatcagatgagctgtcgtctctgacttctcTCAGtcaagcagtgacactgaggtatttaagaacactccagcagcactactgtgtctcatccacttgtatcagcacaacacacaaacacaccacctccgtgtcagtgtcactgcagtgctaagaatgatccaccacccaaatataaTAGTTGCTTTCTGGTGGTCCTTTTAAGATTGTTAGCCTCCTTCAAAGTGTACAGAGGAAAAACAGTTGGACTACAGTCTTTAATTGTAGGTCTACAAAGTGTACCTATATAGAAAATGGAACtaataaaatagacaaaaaatgtagaaacaaagaaatgTCATTAATGAGGTGGccggtgtgggtgtgggtgtagGTGTACATAATCTGTGGTATTATGCATTGTAACTATATATGATGGTCAGTGTGTGTCTATATGGTAATAAATCatctaatatatttatattactgtGTAATTACTCATGTCTGTGTATTATATATGATAATTACAGTACATTCATCACTTATGTTGTTGACTGTTGGTGTGTAATCATTTACAGTTGTGGTcattacaaacatttaaaatttcaaatgttttaattcTTTCTGCAAATTATTTCATACTAGTTGTAGAAGACAAGCATTATTAGAATCAATGTATTGCATTCTCGCACATTTGACTTTATATTATTTAGAGATGGCACAACTTTTATCTTTCCCCATACGTTTGTCAGTATtgaaactactcaaacactctgCTACACTCTGTTTTGACATCCAGTCcagcattttctgttaaaatcgTCCGCTTCTGCTAACCAGTATTGAATCAGGTATTAAAATATGTCCTGCTTCTGGTTGTTGTCCTTATACAAGTTTAAAAGACAAGCAACCATGTCTGCGAATGTGTTGGATCTAGCTGTCCTGATCCAGAAGTGGTTAAGCATACATCGTGATGgaatctgtttgtgtgtgtgtagatgcaGTGTGGCCAGTTTGACTGAGTGTCTAATGTTGTGTTTTCTccatatattttgttatttctcCTGCCTCTGTTGTTAAGCAAGTAATTTTTTAAGCGTCTTGAGTATGTATTCAAACATCCTAAACAATTCACCCCCTCACGACTCTGCTTCCATTTTAATCAGTGTTTTACTTTCAGTTAGAGCTGGGCGATACGGCCAAAACTATTATCACGATAAACGAAATTCATAACATTCCATATCGATACATATcgtgataaatgtcaaatcattatttcttttaagTTTGAATTTTTGCTCCAGAGTGGTTAATTGtggttttaaactatcctttatggtcagaacatgacaaacactcaccaaacagtggaacatttcacaaatctgtcatggcaGAGTGGGAGAGAATTTCTAGTGAGCTGTTTTTACCGGCTGGAAAAGCATGGCTGCAGTTATTGTAATAGCCATAATTTAAGAaggaaaacattattttagctgtctggtggcGAGTGCTCGGCTGTCCCGTTACAAATACCCAACAAGTGGCCAATAGCAGTGCTAAACTGATTAGATTCTCAACAGCATCAACTTAGAGGAAAAGTTATATCGCGATAATTATTGTTATCGTTTTATCGTCCAGCTCTACTTTCAGCTGTGCTTCAGTGTTTCAGAACATGTGTgctgtttgttctttttctgtAGCTTAAAAATCTTAAAGAACTGACACTGTGGCCTGTACAAttgcaaaatgttttataaagcaGAGACTTGTGTGTCGTTTTTGTAGTTGGCTTCGTGCCCATATTAGAAACTCGGTCTTTGCTTCTCTGTACTTCTTTATGAAAGAAATTAACGCCATCATGCCCTGAAGGTTCCAAACCCAATACTCTTTGTCTTACATACATTTTTGCACCGAATGTTACTGGATCCTCTGAGTTAGTCATTTAGTagtcaaaatataaataagcTTGCTTGTAGCATATAATAAGCATAACGCTCttatacattaaaatgacattgcATGGAAGCAAGTCTTATCAGATTGTTATACATGTAGATTGAATGTAGCAATAGTGGCATTTTATTGTATTACGACCTTATAATTCAGTAAATCCAGCATGCCCATCCAGCATAAGGTGTCAGCTTTGGAGCATTTTGTTTTACCACAAGATGGATGAGTGATTTTCcaaaatgccattcatttttgtcatagAGGAATCCAGCTTAGAtcctgagttcctaatatgAACGTGACACTAACTACAGAATTATGACACTATTTAGGTCTGTTAAAAACAATATAGACTATTTAAGCCCTGCCCACTGTGGTAAAAATCAACcagatttaaatatttaaatctttaatATTCAGTCAGTATCTCAAAGCAGaaactgtatataaaaataGGGTTGTGCAATACTGGCACAGTATGTTTACCTAATGCATATGCCAGCTTTGGCTGTCTCATCGAATAGACAGTAGCAACATGAAAATATTTACAGTGCAGTCACCTGCAGTCTAAGTGCATTACTTTAAAGGTAGTTGTTGTGGATGGCAGGCGGTGGGTGCTGCAGATGCTGCAGAAAGAGTGTTCTCCTGCTGGCTCAGGGCAGAAGGAGCAGCAGGGTCAGGTCGAGCCGCAGGGGGAGGCTGAGAGGAGCTGGCACACCGAGCGGCTGCAGAGAGTACTACAGGAGGAAATGAGGGTGTGTGCGGATGCTGCCGGCCGTTACCCCAGCAACTACAATGCCTGGTCCCACCGTATCTGGGTCCTGCAGCACATGGCCAAAGGCAATCTAAAGGTTAGACTGAGCACATGTTCTTAGTAAACAAAACTTGTAATGGGTCAAGAGTAGATGACCGACATGTGAACCATCATAATGCACAAATTATAGTGGTTAGAAAGGAGCAGTGTTATAGTATGTTATACATAGTTCTGTGAGGACAGGACATGTGTTCTTTACTGTGGTTTATATTGTCACTAACATATTGTGCTAGAATTTTCAGGCTACATGCCAACAAGATTATTtttagtagcagtaacaccCAAAAAACAGAGtgcatcaattttttttttttattctaccTGACCTTATTGCTGTCTCTGCCTCCTCTGGTTCATGCTGAAACCCCTTTGGGGCTTTGAGGGGTGACCTGTTTTGTGCTGGAGTATTTTCTCTTTGTAGAGGTAGCTAGAATTGTGTGCTGCTAGTTAGTAAAGCTTAATAGATATCAGGGTTCATTGCATTAGGCTATTTGATGTGTCCTTATCAGCTCTTAATGGGATTCAGAATTAGGCAAATATTCTAGGGGACAATCTGAGCCTCAGGGCCTCGAACAGAACAGAAGGAGGTGGTGGTTTTAACAGTCCAAAACAGATTTGGACACAGAAATTTTCTACCTTTAAAAGCTTGATAATCGGTTAACAAAGAGGTCAGTAATGCTGCTTCCTTATATTTCTTTAGGAATAAAGTATTATTTACAATTTGTTCTCCAGTAATAAGCATGAATTTAAATTTTTGCTGATATcaagtgattttattaagttCAATGACCAACTGCACGCATTAACCGTagatttctgcagatttctcAGATGCATATTATCTCTCCAGTCTAGTCATCTCTGAATTTTGCTGAATTGAAATTGCACTTGACTGACTCAAGCTCTGCTTACAAATGTGTATTTGTATAGATCTTTATAGCCACTGTTGCAAGGGTGGATAAGCTTTAGAGAACATTGTTAAAAATCCAGCATCAGCATTGTCACTGCATAGCATTaagtgtggagctggactttgTTGCCATAGCTAATGGAAACTGCAGGCTtaaagcaacaacaacaaatttgCCACCATGATAACATTTAGCTTGATTACACAACAAAAAATTACTCACAGTCTGTTCTAACAGTGTGAccttttacacacatacacaataaacATAATTTGATAGTAATAGCACactctaaatgtaagtattttcacaaaaacaaatgtccCATTAGGCTTAATTGTGAAGACAGTTGTGTCCGGAGCTTGGATAGATCAATTGACCCTGACCAAAATAGATTCTCTTTTATGCCATTACCCCTTGGTGGAGTGTATCAGTGTTGTGCTTATGCTCTGCTATTGCAGATTCTTCATGATGAGTTGTCCTCCACAAGGCTCTGGGTGTCCATGCATGTGTCCGACCACAGCGGCTTCCACTACCGACAGTTCCTGCTCAAGTCTTTGCTGGGTGAGCTGGGTCAGTCGTGGGAGAGGTTGCAATCAGGGGCTCTAAACTTATCCCCCCTTCCCCTGGCTGATGCCCTTCAGGTCCATCGGTCTAATGGAGATGGCACGGCAGGGGCAGCTGACGACCATGCTAGTGCTGTCCCTCAGCTCTTCCACGAGGAGATGGAGCTGTGCACTGACCTGATTGAGTCATACCCCGGTCACGAAACACTGTGGTGCCACAGGTGAGCAGGCTGGAGGCGTAACCGTTGTTTTAGGTTACAATACATAAGTTTGATAATTCACTACTATGAGCAAAAAACatagtttataatatttgaATGCAGTGTGCAactgcagcatttctggacCAAAAGGTTATTTCACAATGCAAGATTTCTCATTATGTATGGTTTGATTCAAGCAACcttgaaaattacatttaattagcaaAGAAAAGCACCAGGATGTAATACAGTGCAGAGCATTGGCTGTGTGTGCAAAGATACGGGTGCGGTTTGGTTTAATTCAGCTGCAGCTAATATAGTTAGTGTGGGCCAGTGATTATTCACACTGAACCCCTCTGTAACTCCATGGCGAGATGTTTCTTCCCAGGGTGAATTGTAATAATACTGCCAGAGACTTCATAGTAGCCAGTACTACGCAAAAGTTTGTACATGCAAGGGTGCAGTTTTGTGCTGCAACAGAGTATGTTTAAACTGAACGATAGTACATGTAtagaaatgtgcaaaagtcaaagatcaccctatatttatttaatctagttccagtttttcattttttttgagtAGATATTTCTcaggagattagatgtaaggtaatccacttgcataaggaagggaagGTAAAAGGAAAATAGGAGACGGTTATTTTACCTATGTATACTTTTACTataatactggaaaaaaaaaattaaacgaTGCTGAGAAAAGGGGACTCCTAACAGTCATGCAACACTTGCAAGATAAAGAGGGAGAAAATTTgcacatcaaataaagaagctgctggtgttctcagaaagATGGGCTGTCCATCtgagagtccagacctcagcatcactgcacATGTTTGGATttacttggatcgtgagaagcagcaAATACGCTTaccttttaagactgaactgaaggaatttatttgtgtgaaatgtgctgtgtcatacattctgtatctgtgtgaatgtgctgaagttgtatATTAGGCTGCCTATTTTGTGTTTACCCCTACATGGTCATAtttgtcacacctgttactTGTCCTGTATAAGTTGggtctaatcttggcatcaggccagctaataaataaacttcacttgTCCAGACAACCGACTGAGTCCCCTGGTATCAAGAGGTTTGGATTCTTCAGAACTTGGGAGCTGTGAAAAACACCCtacagatttatttattaacctaaagcaaatctcctgaaaagaacagaaactgtaataaaggtttggcacactaaatactgaaaaacattgtgtgtagttgttgaggcatCTGTGTAATTCTATGTTAAAccatatgttttctgtttgtttttctttttctggtgctgaaaaatgaaagactTGATGGCCATTTAGAACTTACttaaaaggtggtctctgacttttgcacagtactgaaagGAAGCTCATTTTGGTAATATGCTTTTTGGTCCCACTcaatattaagtgtctctaataactgtgtagttacatgtgaacatgtattgtatatatgtaactactaatgactGTCACTGTTACAGAGTACTGTAATTACATGGGTATCCACTTAAGTTGTTATATAGGTGCAGTAGTAATTATAGAATGGTAATTAATGTGATATGACTAGGTTACCTCATTACAACAGCTATTCGACAATATGTGAAACATAAGACTTCTGATCTGTAGTGTATCAAAAAGGTACACTAATTACAAGAGGAAAAACTGAAGATAAtgtacatgtaattacacaggctgtacttctatgatccatctgtaacactgattaaatcatcagtagttcgTGTTGTTACAAATGATATTGATGTGTAACTACGCAGTTGCTAGAGgcacaatataaagtgggacctgatttgtgtgtgtgtgtgtgtgtgtgtgtgtgtgtgtgtgtgtgtgtgtgtatttgtttgtttgcttgcttgtttgtttgtgtgtgtgtgtactttttaGATATGTTATAGCTTGAAGGTCCCACTATCTATACTGTCTCTCATAATCTACTATATAGGAAGATTCACCATCAGGAAgataaatgaagtaaaatgagAAGTGCAATGGTCTCTCTGGATGTAAATGAGTGATTGTCAgattatttttgtcatattaacGGACCACTCAGCTGTAAAAAGCTCACCAAGTTAGattgttctttgagtgctgTCAATTGGAAATAATGAGTTAAGACTAATTTGAGTCTTTGTAATGGATCCATCCTCTTTTCTTACTCTGCACCAGTTGGGATGTGGAAGGTATTAGCCAGAGTTCCATGACATGGCTCTTCATATTAATCTCCATCTGTGTTGGAGATCAGGTAGAATGTGTTCTCCAGCTGCTTGCTGTGCTGATGGAAGATGCTCAATCAGTCACTATCAGAGCCAGCTTGAGCCGCTCTGGCTGTGCAGTGGGTGAGTAGTGTGACTTTGTGTGGAGCAGGCTGTCCTTGGCCTTCTCCTGGACTGGTCTGATGTGTTTATAGCACAGGGTTATAGTTTGATGGATGATCCTGTGCTGCAGAGcaatctcttgctctctctctcttgctctctcgctcactctcgcTGCTGTCCTCTGAAACAGATCCTATGCTTAGTGAGTGTCCTCAGCTTGTGTTGCCATCCTAAAGAGTACCATAGCAACAGATGGATGGATTTCACACTGCAGTTACAGTAAAGGAGTACTAATAAACTAGTACTAATAAAAAGGATAGCATTATctctaaaaaaataatacaaaagagctaataaaaataaaacagctgaaaacagttaataaaaataaattttctcATATTCCAGTTTGCTGCTGTTCAATACTATTGAGCAAGGAATGTCACGGAAATGTTGTTCTTCAGGCCCCATGGTGATCCACACAACAGCGGCATATTACACTGGACTGTATAAAGCgtagacacacaacactgtcaGATGAGTTTAgaaaatgcaataaatacaCATGTAGCTGACTAGACAAGTCAACAAATCTTGTGGGCATATTGATGGGGGTCAGTTATATTAGATTAATTTATTAAGGAAGTagtgattattttgattattaataatgtaatcAGAAGCTATAAAAATACAATTACTCAACTGAACTACAACAAACCATGCATAGCCTGTCAATTGGAGTCTTTAAGTTggtatttatgtatttgcatTATATATTTAGCAACAAATGTAGGGAAGGGGTATCTCTGTGAAGGTCTCTGTAAAAGATCTATACAAAGGATTTCACTTTGACATTGTAGTCATGCAAATAATAATTTCGGTTTATGGTAAATGTGAATTTACAGAAActtcaaaaactaaatataGTATTGCATTTTCAGTACTTAGtatccaccctttgcctttattagagcttccattcttttcaaattTACTTTGAATTCTTCAAATAAATCTGTAGCCCCCCTCAGTGATGATGTCTGCATTCTTGGGTGGTcatccattgttctgagaataccagcagcgtctttgttttttgatttgccgtttttctcccttttctcaGCAATGACAGCTACTCATTCTTTCAGGCTCATAGTGTTGACAtgtttttcacagtggaaggatggacagaaacacctcctgaatttttttcagatctgaagcaaaggtggagcttgattttctcctctttctcaaagttGAAAGCTTTATATACAGTTTATCtcatggtgacagttttggtggtctcccAGGTCTTGCCTGGCTGTTAGGAatcccctttttttcttttaataactgttttaactgcagttttggaaaaagctgtttatttcctcttattttctttgactttccccttccttatgcacaTGGATTATCTTATAGTCTCAGAAGTATCttctgagaaatgaataacatctctgacttttgtgctgtatgtttgtgttgtctTCCCATTTTTGATACTTATTGAGCACATTATTTTCAACAGACGACATGTGTTCTACCTGTGGCACCACTGGCGGAAGAACAGTCAGGGTACAGGACCTCAGTCTCCAGTGCTCACCCACACTGCCGCTCTGCTCAGTGAAGCTTCAGACCCGCACAACGAAGGCAGGAGCTCACAGGCCATGGACGTGGACTGTGTGCCAGACAGCAGCAAGCATGGAGGCTACACACAGAACACCAAGCGGCTGAAGAGAGGGCCTGTGCCTCCCTGCCCTGGCCTCCCCTCTGaacatttgtttgtttcaagAATCCTCAGTAGTTGCCGAAGCCCAGAGCAAGGCCGTTTTGCCAACGCTTACAGGAAGTGGCTGGACTCTGTCATAGGTCAGTAGCCTGAGAAACCCTTCTCCCACAGGGAAGTGGGAGCCCTGATAGGTCAACTTAGTTTTTGGCACCAACCACCTACACCCTGCCCTCTGAAAGCTGCTGGCCTCCAGTTTGTCAGTCAGCAAATTCCCCTTCGTGATGAAAACCAATGATGAGCCTCGGCAGAGTGACACTCGTCTGATTTGGCTGGTCTGCAGTGTCCGCTTTAGTTCAGGTACTTGATATCTTGATATCTCAGGTCTGTTTCGATATTTTGCCAGTTCTGTgcaactttttaaatataattttctttctcaagttttgctttttttgtttcgttttatttttgtttttcgtCTTCCACAACTTACGACTGCAGGATGTTCTCATGATGCTGCCTTCAGTTGTAGAGTTCCTGTCGAGAGGCTTCAGTGCACACTTTAGAGAAGTCTTGAAGCCTGAAGTTATCCTGA
This sequence is a window from Pygocentrus nattereri isolate fPygNat1 chromosome 20, fPygNat1.pri, whole genome shotgun sequence. Protein-coding genes within it:
- the ptar1 gene encoding protein prenyltransferase alpha subunit repeat-containing protein 1 isoform X1; protein product: MAESEEEVDVLVQRVVKDITNAFKRNPNIDEIGLIPCPEARYNRSPIVLVENKLGVESWCVKFLLPYVHNKLLLYRQRKQWLDREVLVDITCTLLLLNPDFTTAWNVRKELLQCGVLNPEKDLYLGKLALTKYPKSPETWIHRRWVLQMLQKECSPAGSGQKEQQGQVEPQGEAERSWHTERLQRVLQEEMRVCADAAGRYPSNYNAWSHRIWVLQHMAKGNLKILHDELSSTRLWVSMHVSDHSGFHYRQFLLKSLLGELGQSWERLQSGALNLSPLPLADALQVHRSNGDGTAGAADDHASAVPQLFHEEMELCTDLIESYPGHETLWCHRRHVFYLWHHWRKNSQGTGPQSPVLTHTAALLSEASDPHNEGRSSQAMDVDCVPDSSKHGGYTQNTKRLKRGPVPPCPGLPSEHLFVSRILSSCRSPEQGRFANAYRKWLDSVIGQ
- the ptar1 gene encoding protein prenyltransferase alpha subunit repeat-containing protein 1 isoform X2; the protein is MAESEEEVDVLVQRVVKDITNAFKRNPNIDEIGLIPCPEARYNRSPIVLVENKLGVESWCVKFLLPYVHNKLLLYRQRKQWLDREVLVDITCTLLLLNPDFTTAWNVRKELLQCGVLNPEKDLYLGKLALTKYPKSPETWIHRRWVLQMLQKECSPAGSGQKEQQGQVEPQGEAERSWHTERLQRVLQEEMRVCADAAGRYPSNYNAWSHRIWVLQHMAKGNLKILHDELSSTRLWVSMHVSDHSGFHYRQFLLKSLLGPSV